GCGGATGTACAGGTAAAACGAAGGCAGCAGAAACAGCGCCAGAAACAGGTCGGTCGAGCCGCTAATCCAGGCTACGGATTCGCTGCGCAACGGATGCACGGCAAACAGTAGTGTGGCAATCCCTGTCACCCGCAAATCGTTGGTGATTTTTTCCAGTATTAAAAAAGCGAAATAGACGCCAATCAAATGCATCAGGATATTGAGCAGGTGCCAGCCGAACGGTTGATCGCCAAACAGATGCCAGCCAATCATCAGGTAAACCGTGAAGACCGGACGATAATAGGGGGTTGTCGGCTCCACCTGTTTATTGGGGTCTTTTTGCGGGTCGGCACGCCAGAACCACACCTCTTTGGTCAACGCATCCGGCAAATTTGTGAAGCTGCGAATCAAAGGGTTTTGCAGAATCTGCGTGGTATCGTCGTAAGCAAATCCATTAAACAGCGTGTTGGAAAAAGCCAGAAAGGTGATTGCCAGAATGCCGTACAATACGACTTTACGCGACAGCGTAAAACTCAGGTCAGCCTTGCTCGGTTTGTTCACTTCAAGCGTGGCTACCGTGGCTTTCGGGGTGCGATTTTTTCTGCCCATTTTTAGTCCTGTATTGAATTAAAATTGATGAATAAATCCCGATGTTTTTTTGATTAACAAAAATGCTATCGTGGACGTTGAAAGCGTGTCAATCACGGTTCAAAGTTCAATCGCTGATTGGGTGTGAATCAATCAAAGAAGATCAATCCACCAATTCTCAATCATTAAAAATCGCGCTATTTGCCTGTAGCGCAATTAACTAATTTTCGCTGACCGCAAAGTTAGTCGCAGTCACTGGCGAATCGGTCGATGCTGAAAGGTTTTAAGGCATCGGCTGTGTGTCCGTTCAAGATAGACTGAGTCAGCAGTGAGGCGGTGATCGGCGCAAGTAAAATGCCATTGCGGAAATGGCCGGTCGCCAGCCATAGATTAGCAATTGCCGTTTGTCCGATGATTGGCAGATGGTCTGGCGTATCTGGACGAAAGCCCGACCAGGTTTCAATGATTTCCGCATCCGCCATTGCCGGGACGAGTTCAATCGCGCCATCAAGCAAGGCGTGAATGGATTTTGCGGTAATCGCTTTTTCAAAGCCCGCATATTCAACCGTCGCGCCAATCAAGATACGATTATCAGAGCGCGGCACCAGATAGATACGACTCGAATGCAGAACGTGGCGAAAGGCTGAACCGCGAACCGCCAGCATCTGCCCGCGCGCCGGAATGGTTTTGATATGAAATCCCAGCGGCTCAAGTAAAGCGCCAGACCAACTACCTGCCGCAACGATGACCGCGCCACTATAAATTTTTTGCCCTTCGAGTTGCACGCCTTGAACTTGCCCTGCTTCAATGAGCAGGGATTGAACCGCGCTTTGTTCGATGACCTCGACACCCAGGCGACGGATGGCAACCGCGAGCGCGTCCATCAATAAACGGTTTTCAACCTGATGGTCTTCGGTCAGGAAAATGGCTCCTGTAGCCGATTTGGTGACATTGGGTTCAAATCGATGCAGGTCATCAGCGGTCAGTTTTTCAATCGGCAATCCCGCAGCAATCTGCCACGCCGCCCACTCATCGAGACCTGGTTTGTCATCGGGCAAAGCGACAACCAGCGTGCCTTCGTCGCGATACTCGGCATCGATGCCCGAAAACGTTTTGAGTTCGGCGACAAAATCGCGATACCGCAATTTGCTCTCGCGGCATAAATCGAAAAACGCGCCGGGTTCCGAGGCTTCCGCCTGTGGCGAAAGCATCCCGGCGGCAGCGCGCGAGGCTTCTGCGCCAATTCGGTCGCGTTCAACGAGCGTAACTTTTAATCCTGCCTGTGCGAGTCTAAGCGCCACCGAGCACCCGATGACGCCGCCACCCACAATCAACACATCACTTTTCATAAGCGTGTATCCTAGCATCTCGATTCGTCAGGTGTCACGAATTGATAATGCGCCAATGCCGCGATGCGCTTGACCGCTTGATAGCGACACAGGCATTTTCGATATTGCTTTATAAAAAATTTTGCGCGAAGGAGAGTTATGGAAATTGCTATTTTGCTTTATGAACAGATGACCGCGCTTGATGCCATCGGTCCTTATGAAGTGTTGCGCTCGATGCCCGGCGCGCAAGTGAAATTCGTTGCCCGTGAAAAAGGCATTAAACAGACGGACGCCGGTTATGCGTTGCTGAATGCCGAATTCGGACTTGATGAGGTTACAAGTCCTGACATCGTTTTAGTGCCGGGAACGTCTTTTCCGCAAGCAATGATTAAAGACACAGCAGTTCACGAATGGTTGCGCGCGGTTCACGAAACCACAAAATGGACGACCTCGGTTTGCACGGGCGCGTTGATACTCGGCGCTGCCGGCTTGCTCAAAGGTTTAAAAGCGACGACCCACTGGCTGACGCTTGATGTGTTGCAGAGGTTCGGAGCAGAACCGATGAAAGAACGATTCGTGCGCGAAGGCAAAATCATTACCGCCGCGGGCGTATCGGCAGGCATTGACATGGCACTCACTTTGGCGGCGATTGAATTTGGCGACGCGGTCGCCGAGTCCATTCAACTGATGATTGAATACGACCCGCAACCGCCGTTTGCCGCAGGCTCGCCCGACAAAGCCCCCGCCGCGATTGTCGAAAACCTGCGCCGCACCCAAACAATTCCTTCATAAAGGTAAAAACACCATTGCTACTTGATTACTCATTTAATGCATTGGAACCTAAATTTCTTGAGGTTCAGAGTTACGCATTTATGCGTGAATCGCTTTTTCTCACGCCTGAAGGCGTTACTCTGAACGCTGAAAAATATCAACTTACTTTGGTTCCAATGTGTTTAATGCCACGCCCGAACGACGCTCAGCGAACAGGCGTTTGACCAGGCGAATGATTTCGTCAACCGCAACATCCGCAGGTTTGCCTTTTTGATTGATGCCGCAGATGGCTGTGGTTTGTGAATGGTCGATACCTTCTGCCCAACGCGACGCGCCGGCTTGGTTGCGTCCATAGGTGAGATATGCCGAAAGCGTATTTAAGCCTGTGCCGGGGCGTTCGCCAATCAGGTGGATGAGAATTTCGACATCGAGAATCGCGCCCGCGTGATAGCCCGCGCGCACCCGACCGTTTTCAATTACCAGTTCATATTCGCCGACGTGATAGCCTGCGCTTTCCAAACCGCGCCTGAGCGCCGGTAACACCTCGCGCAAATTTTCATTCACCGCGTTGGCATTCAAACCATCGGAAATCACCATCTGGATTTGCGGGCGGCGCGAAAGGTATAACTTGAAAAGTTGTTGTGCATCCGCTTCACGCAAACGCTCGCCCGATGCCGGATGCGAAAGATAATCTTCGCGAGCCAAAGCTTCTGTGCGAACTTGCATCGGTTGTTTACAGGCGTCTTTGATAACCGCAGGTTCAAGCGTTGCATATAGAGCGCGGCGAGCGTGCTCATAAATCGCCTGCATACGCTTATGAATCGTCGGCGGCGCAGCGAAATTTTTATCGTATCCAACGCCTAAATCGAAACCGCGTTCGGCGATACTTTGAAGCTTTTTTCTACCTTCTGCGCGCAACGTATCCATTGCCCGCCTGTCGCCACTGGCTTTCACATAGAGCGCATAAAGCCAATCGGTCGGCGGTTCGTGGTTTATCGGTTCGCCTGTATGGTTCATCACGCCTAATGCAGTCAAACGCTTTTGCATCGCTGTAGAAATTTGTTTGCCGGTTTGTTTGCGAAGCTTGGGATGTTCTCTGAAAGAGGTCGTGAGATAACCGAGCATCGGGTCGGCGTTTCCGGCGACCGCCATCAGGTAAGCGGGCTGCGCTTCGTGGGCAATGGTTTCCGTCAATTTCTGCAAGGTCGCAGGCTCAATGCCCATGTGAAATGTCGCACAGACATCCAGCCCCATCGTCAGTCCATGCAATTTCGCCATCACCGTATCTTCAAGACAAGCGCGCAATAATTGTTCGGGCGCGCGAAAAACTTCGGGTCCGATGAATCCCGCGACATCATTGACAATCATCCACGCGCCGGTCTGTTGCCCGAGCAAACGCGCCGCGCCGTAAGCCCGCGATTCGAGCGTCACCATATCAACACCCTCTGCGGCATTGTTGGTCACGGCTGAACCTTGCCCGGTTTCAAAATAGAGTCCATCAAAACCGCGCGCCAAATCGAGCAAGCCATCAATGTCTAAACCGACCATGCCATTTAAAGCTTTTGAAGTTCCCGCGAGGCTTTGAAAGCCAACGTCAACTCTGGTCTGCGATTTGGCGGTCGTCTGTTTAACGATGTCCGAAAGCACCGAGTAGCGAGTCGGCAATGCCAGGTGTTCGACAACGCTTTGCAATAATTTTTCCAAACGAACGATTGAATCAATCTCATCGCTTGCCGGATTGAGACCGATGATGACATCGCCGCACCCGTAAGCCAGCCCTTCGAGAATCGACAACAGAATCTCTTCCGCATCATCGCCGGGGCTGTTGGGTTGAATGCGCGAGCCGAAATGTAGTGACGAACCGATGCGAATGCCTTCGCCCGGCAAAGGATTGAAAAGCTTTTGCGATACCGCGGATAACTCTTCGTCGGTTAAGATTTTTACCACGGCGGCAATGCTTTCACTGGAAAGCGCGCTGGTGTAACGATGAACCCAACCGGCAGCATCGGTGCCGAGCAGAATTTGTTTAAGCTCAGAAATCGTGAGGCGTGAAATTTCATTGGCGAGCGGCGTATTTATCGAACGTTTGAGCGCCTCGCTCAACGCATCTTCAACGAAAGCGAGGCGATTGATTTCTGCAAGCGATAGTCCTGCGAGCGTTTGACGGGCAATGGCGCGGGTGTGGGCGTCGCCAGTCCCGCCAACCAACAGGTCTCCTTCTTTGAATGCATTGGCGAGGGTGAAAGTTTGCAGTAGTTCTTGTCGATTCATGGCATACATCTCACTTGCCGATGACTTGCTCTGCGGAAGCCGCTTTTTCTTGCAGCCACGCAGGACCTTTGAAGCGCCGGCGTTCGCGCAAGCCGTACCAGAGGGCAATGATCAGGGTAAACGCCGTTACTGTTTTTCCAGCCCGCATATTGTCCGGCAAACTCAAAATCACACTGATGAATGCGACCCAGACAATCGCAATCAAATTGATTGGCAAACTGAAACGACCGAGATTCCAGGGTCCTTTTTCGATCGCTTTGTGGTTGGTGAATTTTGCGTGAACCGCGAGAATGACTGGAATGATATAAGAAAAATAGAGCGCGATGACGCTGATGGACGTGATGACCGGATACGCCCCGCTATACACGGCTGCGGCAAATGCCACGATGATGCAAAGCCAGATAGCCGCCGCCGGGGTTTGATGTTTTTCATTTACCTGTTTGAACAGCTGCGATGCCGGGAAACCTTCATCACGCGAAAAGGCGTAAACCACACGCGAACACCAGGTCACCGCCGACAGTCCGCAAAACCACATCGCCATTGCCGCAAGCAGAGAAAATATCGCTCCGGCTTTTGCGCCGAGCGCCATCTGTAAAATCGTAATCACCGCCGGCACATCGTTGCCGCTGGCATCTTTGGTATTCAAGACCGTTGCGATGTCTGTGATGGAAATCGTCAATGCGAAAAGCAACAGATAGCCGACGATGCTCGATACAACGACGGCAAGCACAATGCCCCAGGGGGCGCGACGACGCGGGTCGATGGTCTCTTCGGAAACGCTCGCAGAGGCGTCGTAACCCGTGAATGTCCATTGCGCCTGCAAAAGCCCGATGATGAATGCCCACCAGTAAGGATAATTTTGGGTGTTGTTGGTCACCGCTTTGAAGAAGAAGGATGCGGGTTGTTTCGGCGCAAAAAAGAGAATCGCGCCGACAATCGCAATGACGCCGATGATGTGAACCGTGACGCTGAAATCATTGAGCCACGCAACCAGCCGTATGCCGTAATGGTTGATGAGCGCCTGTGAAATCAATATCGCGGCATAAACCAGTAAAAGATTTTTTGTGGTGGCATCGAGACCAAGCAAAGGCGTAACGAATTGCGCGCAACCATAATCAATCCCTGCAAGCACGGTGATGTTGCCGACGATGTTGAACCAGGCGGTGAACCACCCCCAGCCTTTGCCGCCGAGTTCCGATGACCAGTGATACATTGCGCCTGAGGTCGGCAGCGAACTCGCAAGTTCAGCCATGCTCAGGGCAACTGTGAGGGTAAAAAGCGTAACCAGGGGCCAGCCGAAAGCCATCTCCGCAGGTCCACCCATCGCGAGTCCATGTCCGTAAAGCGTGACTGCGCCGGTGAGGATTGAGATGATGGAAAACGAAATGGCAAAATTCGAGAAGCCGCCCATGGTTCTGAACAACTCTTG
This genomic window from Acidobacteriota bacterium contains:
- the thiO gene encoding glycine oxidase ThiO, yielding MKSDVLIVGGGVIGCSVALRLAQAGLKVTLVERDRIGAEASRAAAGMLSPQAEASEPGAFFDLCRESKLRYRDFVAELKTFSGIDAEYRDEGTLVVALPDDKPGLDEWAAWQIAAGLPIEKLTADDLHRFEPNVTKSATGAIFLTEDHQVENRLLMDALAVAIRRLGVEVIEQSAVQSLLIEAGQVQGVQLEGQKIYSGAVIVAAGSWSGALLEPLGFHIKTIPARGQMLAVRGSAFRHVLHSSRIYLVPRSDNRILIGATVEYAGFEKAITAKSIHALLDGAIELVPAMADAEIIETWSGFRPDTPDHLPIIGQTAIANLWLATGHFRNGILLAPITASLLTQSILNGHTADALKPFSIDRFASDCD
- a CDS encoding DJ-1/PfpI family protein, whose protein sequence is MEIAILLYEQMTALDAIGPYEVLRSMPGAQVKFVAREKGIKQTDAGYALLNAEFGLDEVTSPDIVLVPGTSFPQAMIKDTAVHEWLRAVHETTKWTTSVCTGALILGAAGLLKGLKATTHWLTLDVLQRFGAEPMKERFVREGKIITAAGVSAGIDMALTLAAIEFGDAVAESIQLMIEYDPQPPFAAGSPDKAPAAIVENLRRTQTIPS
- the eutB gene encoding ethanolamine ammonia-lyase subunit EutB, with the protein product MNRQELLQTFTLANAFKEGDLLVGGTGDAHTRAIARQTLAGLSLAEINRLAFVEDALSEALKRSINTPLANEISRLTISELKQILLGTDAAGWVHRYTSALSSESIAAVVKILTDEELSAVSQKLFNPLPGEGIRIGSSLHFGSRIQPNSPGDDAEEILLSILEGLAYGCGDVIIGLNPASDEIDSIVRLEKLLQSVVEHLALPTRYSVLSDIVKQTTAKSQTRVDVGFQSLAGTSKALNGMVGLDIDGLLDLARGFDGLYFETGQGSAVTNNAAEGVDMVTLESRAYGAARLLGQQTGAWMIVNDVAGFIGPEVFRAPEQLLRACLEDTVMAKLHGLTMGLDVCATFHMGIEPATLQKLTETIAHEAQPAYLMAVAGNADPMLGYLTTSFREHPKLRKQTGKQISTAMQKRLTALGVMNHTGEPINHEPPTDWLYALYVKASGDRRAMDTLRAEGRKKLQSIAERGFDLGVGYDKNFAAPPTIHKRMQAIYEHARRALYATLEPAVIKDACKQPMQVRTEALAREDYLSHPASGERLREADAQQLFKLYLSRRPQIQMVISDGLNANAVNENLREVLPALRRGLESAGYHVGEYELVIENGRVRAGYHAGAILDVEILIHLIGERPGTGLNTLSAYLTYGRNQAGASRWAEGIDHSQTTAICGINQKGKPADVAVDEIIRLVKRLFAERRSGVALNTLEPK
- a CDS encoding amino acid permease, encoding MHTSEQEQLEIIEDARELGKLGYAQELFRTMGGFSNFAISFSIISILTGAVTLYGHGLAMGGPAEMAFGWPLVTLFTLTVALSMAELASSLPTSGAMYHWSSELGGKGWGWFTAWFNIVGNITVLAGIDYGCAQFVTPLLGLDATTKNLLLVYAAILISQALINHYGIRLVAWLNDFSVTVHIIGVIAIVGAILFFAPKQPASFFFKAVTNNTQNYPYWWAFIIGLLQAQWTFTGYDASASVSEETIDPRRRAPWGIVLAVVVSSIVGYLLLFALTISITDIATVLNTKDASGNDVPAVITILQMALGAKAGAIFSLLAAMAMWFCGLSAVTWCSRVVYAFSRDEGFPASQLFKQVNEKHQTPAAAIWLCIIVAFAAAVYSGAYPVITSISVIALYFSYIIPVILAVHAKFTNHKAIEKGPWNLGRFSLPINLIAIVWVAFISVILSLPDNMRAGKTVTAFTLIIALWYGLRERRRFKGPAWLQEKAASAEQVIGK